A region of the Rhodothermus bifroesti genome:
CGTTGAGCGAGAATCCCGATCCCATGCTGTAAAGCCGCATAGGAGCGCGTTGCACCGCAGCAGGCACATTTTCACGAAGCTGGGCCTGAGCTGGAGCGGCTAGACCTAACATCACCATCAAGCCAACCAGTAAGAGCGTCTTGCGCATGGCATTGCTATTTTTTTAGCCCCGCAGGTTGTTGTAAGAGTAAGCTTTCGCTGGTTTATTGTCAAGAACGGCCAATCGTCTTAATTGTTGCCTGCGCTGGAAACCTTTCCCTCCCTTAGGCATGCTTTTTCGCCAACTGAGAAGTCATCTTTTGGCCTAAATCGTGCCAAAGGTTATTCTAGGAATTGAAACTTCATGCGACGACACAGCGGCGGCTGTTGTTGTCGAAGGGCAACTGCGCTCGAGTGTGGTCGCCTCACAACAAGCGCTGCATAACCGTTATGGAGGGGTAGTGCCTGAACTGGCCTCACGCGACCATCAACGCCAAATTGTGCCCGTTGTGCGGCAGGCCCTTCAGGAAGCCCAGCTTCAGCCCGCCGATGTCGATGCTGTAGCCGTCACTTATGGTCCAGGACTGATCGGATCGCTGTTGGTGGGGCTTAGCTTTGCGAAAGCCTTTGCCTTAGGCCTTGGGCGACCGCTTATTGGCGTCAACCATTTGGAAGGCCACATGTATTCGGTCTTTCTCACGGCTCCCTCGCCTCCTTTTCCCTACTTGTGCTTAGTGGTCTCTGGAGGACACACGCAACTGGTGCGCGTAGAAGCGGGTTTTCAGCACGAAGTGCTCGGACGCACCCGAGATGATGCGGCAGGCGAAGCTTTCGATAAGGTCGCCCGCCTTCTTGGCCTGGGCTATCCTGGAGGGCCTGAAATTGACCGGCTAGCCCAGAAAGGCGATCCTGCTTTTATCCGCTTTCCGCAGCCACGCCTAGAGGGCTACGACTTTTCATTTAGTGGGCTAAAAACAGCCGTGCTGTATTATCTGAACCAGTTTTCCGAGACAGAACGCGACCGTCTCCTTAGGCATCATCTTGCCGACCTTTGCGCAGCATTTCAGCAAGCTGTAGTTGACGTGCTCATCGATGCCTTGCGACGCGCTGTCGAAGCCACCGGCATTCGGCACGTGGCTATCGTGGGCGGGGTTTCGGCCAACTCGGGACTTCGTGCCGCAGCCGAAGCCTTGAGCCAAGCCCTGGATTTTCGGCTGTATATTCCACCTATGGCTTACTGCATGGACAATGCAGCTATGATTGCCATTACCGGCTACTTTAAAGCCCAGGCAGGACTCACAAGTCCGCTGACATTATCGGCCAAGCCCACGCTCGCTGCCTAAAAATGTGTGCTATGTCGCTGGAATGCTTACAGCACGCGCTGGATCGCGTCCAAAACCATCGCCCAGAGCTCCCAGAATCGCCGACCGAAGCTGATATGATTCCTTGGCGTCAGCGCATCGACGCCATCGACCTGGTGATCCTGCGCCTGCTCAACGAACGCGCCCGCTGTGCGAATTATATTGGCTACATCAAAAAAAAGCTGGGCTTGCCTATCTACGTGCCCGAACGTGAAGAAGAGGTGTTGCGCAATGTATTGACTGCAAACGAAGGCCCCCTATCCAATGACGCGGTTCGGCGCCTTTTTGAGCGCATCATCGATGAAACGCGTTCACTAGAACGGCAGAAGTACCAAGACCCAACGCCAAACAGCTAATGCGACGTGTATTGCTGCTTGTAGGACTTACGCTGGGCTTGGTCTGCGGGGCTGCGATACTCTGGTTAGTTGTCGCCTCCAACACGCCTACTTTCGAAGGCCGTCGCGGCGTCAAGATCCCTCCCGGAGCTTCGCTTGAGCAAGTGGCCGATTCCTTGCAGGCCGCAGGTGTGTTGCAGCACCGCAGACCATTTGTCTGGCTGGCGCGGCTTACCGGATGGCATCGCCAAATCAAAGCTGGCTACTATACGTTTGCTACAGGCACTTCAACCTATCGCATGCTCAACGTCTTACGACGCGGGCTGCAATCCCCAGTGCATGTCTTGATTCCACCAGGCTCTCGGCCCGAAATCGTTGCAGCCTTCGTCTGCCGCGTGCTGGCCTGCAGCCCCGATTCGCTCCTAAGTGCCCTCCGCGATTCTGCACTGGCGGCTGAGCTGGGCACCGATACGCTCCATCTGTTTGGTCGCCTGCTGCCAGACACGTATTACTTTTTTTGGCTTACCGCGCCGCGCGACGTGGTGCGGCGCGTACATGCGGCATTTTTGGACTTCTTTACCCCTGAGCGGCGTGCCCTTGCCGACAGCCTGGGCCTAACGATTGATGAAGTCGTGACGCTGGCCTCTATCGTCGAATGGGAAGCAAGCCCCAAAGAGCGCCGCCGCGTGGCTGGTGTATATCTGAACCGCCTGCGGCGTGGTATGCCGCTCCAGGCCGACCCTACAGTACAATACGTTATTCTTCAACAAGAAGGCCAGAAGCGTCGCTTGCTATTTTCTGACTATCGCATCGACCACCCCTATAACACCTACCGGTATCGTGGTCTACCTCCAGGCCCAATTACGAACCCATCCCGAAATGCCTTAGAGGCGGTGTTGAATGCCGAGCAGCACGACTATCTGTACTTTGTAGCCGATGGCGAAGGCGGGCACGTCTTCAGCCGGACGTTTCAAGAACACGTCGAGGCTGCCCGTCGCTACCGACGTCTTGTGGAGCGACGCCGTATGCTTACCGACGGCGTGGACGCCCCATAGGCTGTGCTGAACCTAGCGTATAGCTCAACCCCACCACAAAGCGGCTGCGCCGCACCGTTTCCCGTACAAAAGGCGGCCGCTCGACGTCGGCATAGGGCTGATAGTAGTCGTCAAACTGCTCCTGCGTCCAGCCTAAATCCAGCCGAAACGACTCGGCCAATTGCAGGGAAATTCCTAAGGAACCCCAAACGCGCTGCCGATCTGCCTCGGAGCGTTGAATCTCCGAGGTATGAGGATCGGGAAAAACCGCTAGCCCTCCATAAAGCGTTGTGCTTCCCAATTGATAGGCTAAGCCTAATCGGGCGTTGAGTACGGGCTCGAGCTCCTCGCGCACGCGGCGGTTTAAGTCCTGTATGAATGCCTGATTGCTGGCAGCGTCAAAGCGGAGCTGCGACCAATCGATGGCCTCCAGATCCAGGCTCACGTGCAAACGGCTGGTCTGGTAAGCAATGCCCGTACGCAACCGCCAGGGAGTGCGGATCTCATAGCGGAACGTGCCTGTACCCGCATCGCCCGACTGTCCGCCGTAGGCCAGCGACCCCCCTGTGTCGAAGAAAGTCTCTAGCACGCTGCCATAGTCCTCGCGCACTCGGAAAAACACAGGGGTTTCTATGCTAACGCCAAAACGCCACTGCGGCGAAAGCCGAGCCGAAAGGCCACCCCGCATGCTAAAGCCCTCCAGTCTTGAAGTGAAGTATTCACGGACTTGCAAAAAGTCAAACCCGGCCAGCACGCGGTTTTCATTCAATATGACTGCATAGAGTGCTTCCGTGTTCTCGTTCCGGAAGTCTTCTTCTTCAAAACGCCGTTCAAACCGATAGCGACCGCTGGTAAACCCAAGGGAAAAGCCCAAAAACAGGTTCCGGGCTGCCTCGATGGCTGCACCCAAGCTAAGTTCATTGAGGCCACCTTCTTCGGTGACTTCACCGATTTGCCGGATCGTTGTACCAGGTGCGACAGCCTGATAGAATGGATAGCGCCCAGCCTGGTATTCATCAGGCAAAAACTCAATAGCACCTGCCTGGTAAGCCATAAATGGGATGTCGTGATGAAAGACCAGTTGACCTTCTGAGGTCACCTCGTACTCTCCGGGATAGGGCAAGTAGGAATCGGTGATCGAACTGGTGTTGTTTTCACCCTGGAAGTAAAGGCGGCGCGTGAAGTCAGCTGTGCGGGCATACGCTAAGCCAAGAACCAGCGAACCACGTACAGTAGGCGCTTTATAGACGGCAGCCAAATGGTCTAAGTCGGTTGCACGCAGTTCGCTTTCCCAATCGAAACGGGTAGGCGTATGGTAGATGGCTGCATCACGAGCATTAAGCCAGCTCAGCCCGCCGGCAATCTCTGAGTGCGTATAGTAGCCTAGCCCCGCTGGATTGCTATAAAGCACGCCATAGTCGGCCAGTCCAGCTGCACTGGTACCCGATAGCGCAGTCAAGCGAGCCCCTACGGCAGGAAGACGCTGCGAAAAACGCCAGGCATCATCTACACTTTGGGCCTGAGCATGCAGCACACCAAGCAAACAAAGACTCCAGCAAAAAATTACCTGCTTCATAACCGTTGCATACGCATTGGTGCATTAGGAGACACTCCCCTCCCTTTACTGCAGATGAGCCTTTCGCCGGTACGCTTTAAGCCTTAGCCGCCACGGCGTGCACCTCCCCGAGCTGACGATTCTGAACTTCGGCTGCTGCCTGAAGACCGTACGGCCGGGGCTGAAGTTCGTGCAGGGGGCGCCGACTGCACCCGAGGGGGTGGGCTACTGGGCCGCGCTGGAGCTTGATGCACGCGGGGAGGCGTTGGTGCTGGCCGTACCGTCGTGCTAGAACGCTCTGGGTGCGCTGGCTGCGCGGTCGGTGCCCATAAGCGAGAACCGCTATCCTGTCGCTGGTAGGAGCGATGGTCACGCGTTCCCTCTCGGTTGCCGGATTGCCGGGTTCCTGATGATCTTGATCCTTCGGAAGGTGGTACCGCCCGCGGCCGTTCCTCACGCTGCGGTGCAGATGGCGGCTGCGCTTGTGGGGCATAGCGATCGGCAGGCTGCCGGGTTACGGCAGGCCGCTCTGCGGGTGGCGCAGCACGCCCTTCAGCTTCACGCCCAGCTTCACGCGAAATCACCGATCGCCCAGTGGTCGCTCTTGGCGTATTGGAACGATGCACGTCCACAGGCTGCTCGCGAGAAACCGACCGTGACGCTGGAACGCTCTGGGGAGTTCGACCCTCGATCCCAGTTGACGATCCACGCGGTGTGATCACCGCGCCTGGTGTTGTGCGCACAACCGATCGCGTCTCGGTATCGTCCCGACCATCGTAGCGATTACGACCGCTAGTGCGCGGGCTGCGCCCAACCCAAGCATCACGCCCAAGCGCACTCCCTCGCGGCGCATAGTTCCACACGACCCGTCGCCCAGGAGGCACGTACCCATAATAGACCGGATAATACGCCCAATAGTAGGGGCTATAGTAACCAAATCCGTAGAACCAGTACGCGTATCCGTGATACGGGAAAAAGAACGGATCGCCCCAGTAAAAGCTTAGCCGAAAGCGAAAACTTGGATAGTAGAACGGGTCGCAGTAGAATGGATCGTAATACCACGGATCAAAACAGTCGTAGTAGAAGAACGGATCTCCATAAAAACGTGCAAAATAGCGCCGGTAGTAGTATGGCCCGCGTTCGTAGTAGTATTCCCGGACCACCGTGCTGTCCCCATCGTAGCGTTCAACGACGACGCGATCCGGCCGCGGGGTATAGTTACGCTCGGTGACCGCCAGTTGCGTGTAGCAACCGGTCAGTCCAAACGCCATCAGGCCAAGAAGCAGCAGGGTCCCCAAGCGCTGGCGGGCAAAGCCCAAAGGGACAACGTTTCGTAGGCGAGTCATGGCTTGGGCCCGAAATAGGGTTGCGAGGATTGTCTCAAAGAGTTAACGTCACGCTGACCTAAAAGGTTTGCCTAGTTGCACTCGGCCATAGCCAAGCCTATATTCGGCGCGTGCCCGTAAAAAAAGAACCAAATTATAGACCACACTTGATATTTCGATATCCTCAGGCGTTAAAGGGGCTTCAGTGGC
Encoded here:
- the mltG gene encoding endolytic transglycosylase MltG, whose translation is MRRVLLLVGLTLGLVCGAAILWLVVASNTPTFEGRRGVKIPPGASLEQVADSLQAAGVLQHRRPFVWLARLTGWHRQIKAGYYTFATGTSTYRMLNVLRRGLQSPVHVLIPPGSRPEIVAAFVCRVLACSPDSLLSALRDSALAAELGTDTLHLFGRLLPDTYYFFWLTAPRDVVRRVHAAFLDFFTPERRALADSLGLTIDEVVTLASIVEWEASPKERRRVAGVYLNRLRRGMPLQADPTVQYVILQQEGQKRRLLFSDYRIDHPYNTYRYRGLPPGPITNPSRNALEAVLNAEQHDYLYFVADGEGGHVFSRTFQEHVEAARRYRRLVERRRMLTDGVDAP
- the pheA gene encoding chorismate mutase, yielding MSLECLQHALDRVQNHRPELPESPTEADMIPWRQRIDAIDLVILRLLNERARCANYIGYIKKKLGLPIYVPEREEEVLRNVLTANEGPLSNDAVRRLFERIIDETRSLERQKYQDPTPNS
- a CDS encoding OmpP1/FadL family transporter; the encoded protein is MKQVIFCWSLCLLGVLHAQAQSVDDAWRFSQRLPAVGARLTALSGTSAAGLADYGVLYSNPAGLGYYTHSEIAGGLSWLNARDAAIYHTPTRFDWESELRATDLDHLAAVYKAPTVRGSLVLGLAYARTADFTRRLYFQGENNTSSITDSYLPYPGEYEVTSEGQLVFHHDIPFMAYQAGAIEFLPDEYQAGRYPFYQAVAPGTTIRQIGEVTEEGGLNELSLGAAIEAARNLFLGFSLGFTSGRYRFERRFEEEDFRNENTEALYAVILNENRVLAGFDFLQVREYFTSRLEGFSMRGGLSARLSPQWRFGVSIETPVFFRVREDYGSVLETFFDTGGSLAYGGQSGDAGTGTFRYEIRTPWRLRTGIAYQTSRLHVSLDLEAIDWSQLRFDAASNQAFIQDLNRRVREELEPVLNARLGLAYQLGSTTLYGGLAVFPDPHTSEIQRSEADRQRVWGSLGISLQLAESFRLDLGWTQEQFDDYYQPYADVERPPFVRETVRRSRFVVGLSYTLGSAQPMGRPRRR
- the tsaD gene encoding tRNA (adenosine(37)-N6)-threonylcarbamoyltransferase complex transferase subunit TsaD, with protein sequence MPKVILGIETSCDDTAAAVVVEGQLRSSVVASQQALHNRYGGVVPELASRDHQRQIVPVVRQALQEAQLQPADVDAVAVTYGPGLIGSLLVGLSFAKAFALGLGRPLIGVNHLEGHMYSVFLTAPSPPFPYLCLVVSGGHTQLVRVEAGFQHEVLGRTRDDAAGEAFDKVARLLGLGYPGGPEIDRLAQKGDPAFIRFPQPRLEGYDFSFSGLKTAVLYYLNQFSETERDRLLRHHLADLCAAFQQAVVDVLIDALRRAVEATGIRHVAIVGGVSANSGLRAAAEALSQALDFRLYIPPMAYCMDNAAMIAITGYFKAQAGLTSPLTLSAKPTLAA